A window from Chitinophaga filiformis encodes these proteins:
- the mraY gene encoding phospho-N-acetylmuramoyl-pentapeptide-transferase produces the protein MLYYLFNYLKSLNFSGSGMFQFITFRVTMALLLSLAISLLLGKRIVRYLQRKQIGETIRDLGLAGENSKKGTPTMGGLIILSSILIPTLLFAQIKTVYVWLMLLCTVWLGLIGFLDDYIKVFKKNKEGLAGKFKVLGQIGLGIIIGSTLYFNENVVISREIISGKKLASYERDVHHKERVTKDGHRFADVKTPITTIPFVKNHEFNYAKLISWMGEGAEKYTFILYILIVIVIITAVSNGANLTDGLDGLATGVSAVIGVCLGIFAYVSGNIQFAEYLNIMYIPNLGELSIFIAAFVGACVGFLWYNAYPAQVFMGDTGSLALGGIIASIAIIVRKELLIPIFCGVFLVENLSVVLQVSYFKYTKKKYGEGRRIFRMSPLHHHYQKLGYHESKIATRFWIITIICAAVSIATLKMR, from the coding sequence ATGCTATATTACTTATTTAACTATCTCAAATCATTAAACTTCAGCGGTAGCGGGATGTTTCAATTCATCACCTTCCGTGTTACAATGGCATTGCTGCTGTCGTTAGCGATTTCTTTGTTATTAGGTAAGCGCATCGTTCGTTACCTGCAGCGCAAACAGATCGGGGAAACTATCCGCGACCTGGGACTGGCCGGAGAGAACTCCAAGAAAGGTACCCCTACCATGGGTGGTCTCATCATTCTGTCTTCCATTCTTATTCCTACCCTCCTCTTTGCTCAGATCAAGACCGTATACGTATGGCTGATGCTTTTGTGTACAGTATGGCTGGGACTGATCGGATTCCTGGATGACTACATCAAGGTGTTCAAGAAAAATAAAGAAGGACTGGCTGGTAAGTTTAAAGTACTCGGACAGATAGGTCTGGGTATCATCATAGGCAGCACATTATATTTCAATGAGAACGTAGTGATATCCCGCGAGATCATCAGCGGTAAAAAACTTGCTTCCTATGAAAGAGATGTGCACCACAAAGAAAGGGTTACAAAAGATGGTCACCGTTTTGCCGATGTAAAGACGCCGATCACCACCATTCCTTTTGTAAAAAATCATGAGTTCAACTACGCCAAACTGATCTCCTGGATGGGAGAAGGTGCGGAGAAATATACATTCATCCTGTATATCCTGATCGTCATTGTCATCATCACAGCCGTCTCGAACGGCGCGAACCTCACGGACGGCCTCGATGGGCTGGCCACGGGAGTCTCGGCAGTGATTGGCGTGTGCCTGGGCATCTTTGCCTATGTATCGGGTAACATTCAGTTTGCGGAGTATCTGAACATTATGTACATCCCTAACCTGGGTGAATTGTCCATCTTCATTGCCGCCTTCGTGGGTGCATGTGTGGGCTTCCTCTGGTACAATGCTTATCCGGCGCAGGTATTCATGGGCGATACCGGTAGCCTTGCACTGGGTGGCATCATCGCTTCCATCGCGATCATCGTAAGAAAGGAATTATTGATACCCATTTTCTGTGGTGTGTTCCTGGTAGAGAATCTCAGCGTTGTGCTGCAGGTATCCTACTTCAAATACACCAAGAAGAAATACGGAGAAGGAAGACGCATTTTCAGGATGTCTCCCCTTCACCACCACTATCAGAAGCTGGGATATCATGAAAGTAAAATTGCAACAAGATTCTGGATCATTACCATCATCTGTGCAGCAGTGTCTATAGCAACGTTGAAAATGAGATAA
- the murD gene encoding UDP-N-acetylmuramoyl-L-alanine--D-glutamate ligase, with the protein MQKKLVILGAGESGIGAALLGKQRGYDVFVSDGGAIKDIYKQELAVNHVPFEEGRHSWDVILNADEIIKSPGIPEKSELMKKVREKQVPVISEIEFAYRFSKDSKVIAITGSNGKSTTTALTFDIFERAGLKAAMVGNIGLSYARQVATAPADYYIVEVSSFQLDDIKEFKPNVAVLLNITPDHLDRYDYKMENYVASKFRIAMNQGPEDYFVYCMDDPEISDYLRKQTIYSTTIPFTIMEPLKQGGFMANEQVNIQVNDEPMIVSMYDLALKGKHNLYNSMAAGIAGRTMDIRKEKIRESLTSFKSLEHRMEYVATVRGVDFINDSKATNVNSLWFALESMEHPVVLIMGGVDKGNDYSAIRDLVKEKVKAIICLGVDNAPIQEALSSDTPIMVDTRNMKDAVQAAFQHAAKGDVVLLSPACASFDLFKNYEDRGKQFKEAVKEL; encoded by the coding sequence ATGCAAAAGAAGCTCGTCATACTCGGAGCCGGCGAAAGCGGCATCGGTGCTGCCCTCCTGGGGAAGCAGCGGGGGTATGATGTATTTGTGTCTGATGGCGGTGCTATAAAGGATATCTACAAACAGGAACTGGCGGTCAACCATGTTCCATTTGAAGAAGGCAGGCACTCCTGGGATGTGATCCTGAACGCTGATGAGATCATCAAAAGCCCTGGTATACCGGAGAAAAGCGAGTTGATGAAAAAAGTGCGGGAGAAACAGGTGCCTGTGATCTCTGAAATAGAATTCGCTTACCGGTTCAGCAAGGACAGCAAGGTCATTGCCATCACCGGTAGTAACGGTAAAAGCACTACCACTGCACTGACCTTCGACATCTTTGAAAGAGCAGGACTGAAAGCAGCCATGGTAGGGAATATCGGCCTTAGCTATGCAAGGCAGGTAGCCACAGCGCCGGCGGATTACTATATCGTGGAGGTGAGCAGTTTTCAGCTGGACGATATTAAGGAATTCAAGCCCAACGTAGCCGTTCTGCTGAACATAACACCAGACCATCTGGATCGTTATGACTACAAAATGGAGAACTATGTGGCGTCAAAATTCCGCATAGCGATGAACCAGGGTCCGGAAGATTATTTCGTCTATTGCATGGATGATCCCGAGATCAGCGATTATTTAAGGAAGCAAACTATTTATTCAACAACAATACCCTTTACTATCATGGAACCATTAAAGCAAGGAGGATTTATGGCAAACGAACAGGTGAACATCCAGGTGAATGATGAGCCAATGATCGTATCAATGTATGATCTTGCGCTGAAAGGCAAACATAACTTGTATAATTCAATGGCAGCGGGTATTGCAGGACGCACCATGGACATCAGGAAGGAGAAGATCCGCGAGAGTCTTACTTCTTTCAAGAGCCTGGAGCACCGCATGGAGTATGTAGCTACTGTGCGCGGAGTGGATTTCATTAATGATAGTAAAGCAACCAACGTAAACTCGCTGTGGTTTGCATTGGAAAGCATGGAACACCCTGTAGTGCTGATCATGGGCGGTGTGGACAAAGGAAACGACTACAGCGCGATCCGTGACCTGGTAAAAGAAAAAGTAAAAGCAATTATCTGCCTCGGTGTAGACAATGCGCCTATCCAGGAAGCGTTATCTAGCGATACACCAATAATGGTAGATACACGCAATATGAAGGATGCTGTTCAGGCAGCATTCCAGCATGCCGCGAAAGGAGATGTAGTATTGCTCTCCCCTGCTTGCGCCAGCTTTGACCTCTTCAAAAATTACGAAGACAGAGGCAAGCAGTTCAAGGAGGCAGTCAAAGAACTGTAA
- a CDS encoding FtsW/RodA/SpoVE family cell cycle protein produces MDVLHRTKGDKVIWTIVIFLSLVSLLAVYSATGSLAYREQGGHTEYYLFKQLSVLGMGLLIIYFAHRVNYTIYSRAAQIGFLVSIPLLIYTLAFGHNINDASRWIRLPVINLTFQTSDVAKLAIFMYVSRQLSKRQHVITDFRKGFLPIIIPVSIICMLIMPANMSTALLLGASCMILCFIGRVPVRFLASMVLAVVVLVLLMFAIAKLTGLEMRTQTWINRLEHFSGEDNSDLPYQVQQANIAIAGGGILGKGPGNSTQRNFLPHAYSDYIYATIIEEYGIFGAFLILMAYMLLLLRSIRIYRKCPYAFGAFLAVGLSVTLVIQALTNMAVNVGLFPVTGVTLPLVSMGGSSVIFTSLAIGIILSVSRNVEELEGKRIEQERIAKVMEENGMQPAA; encoded by the coding sequence ATGGACGTACTTCATAGGACAAAAGGAGACAAAGTGATATGGACGATCGTGATCTTCCTGTCACTGGTAAGCCTGCTCGCTGTTTACAGCGCCACGGGATCGCTGGCGTATCGCGAACAGGGAGGTCATACGGAGTACTATCTTTTCAAACAGCTGAGTGTACTGGGCATGGGACTGCTGATCATCTACTTCGCACATAGAGTGAATTATACTATTTACTCACGTGCAGCGCAGATAGGGTTTCTTGTCTCTATACCATTACTGATCTACACACTGGCATTCGGACACAACATCAACGACGCCAGCCGTTGGATAAGGCTGCCAGTTATCAACCTGACATTCCAGACATCGGATGTGGCCAAACTGGCCATATTCATGTATGTAAGCAGACAGTTGTCCAAACGGCAGCATGTGATCACTGATTTCAGGAAAGGCTTTTTGCCCATCATTATACCGGTAAGTATCATCTGTATGCTGATCATGCCGGCAAACATGTCTACAGCATTGCTGCTGGGCGCCAGCTGCATGATACTGTGCTTTATAGGCCGGGTACCTGTCAGGTTCCTGGCTTCCATGGTCCTGGCTGTAGTGGTACTGGTGCTGCTGATGTTTGCCATTGCGAAGCTCACAGGACTTGAAATGCGTACACAAACCTGGATAAACAGGCTGGAACATTTCTCGGGAGAAGACAACTCCGATCTGCCTTACCAGGTGCAACAGGCAAATATTGCCATCGCCGGCGGAGGCATACTGGGTAAAGGTCCAGGCAACAGCACACAAAGAAATTTTCTTCCTCACGCATATAGTGACTATATATATGCAACAATTATCGAGGAGTATGGTATCTTTGGCGCCTTTTTGATATTGATGGCCTATATGTTGCTACTCTTACGGAGCATCCGCATATACAGGAAATGTCCTTATGCATTTGGCGCATTTCTCGCAGTAGGGCTCAGTGTCACGCTTGTAATACAGGCACTTACAAATATGGCGGTCAATGTGGGACTGTTCCCTGTAACAGGGGTTACACTACCACTGGTAAGTATGGGAGGTTCTTCCGTGATCTTTACCAGCCTTGCCATAGGAATTATACTCAGCGTATCGCGCAACGTAGAAGAACTGGAAGGAAAAAGAATTGAACAGGAGCGGATCGCTAAAGTGATGGAAGAAAACGGCATGCAGCCGGCAGCTTAA
- the murG gene encoding undecaprenyldiphospho-muramoylpentapeptide beta-N-acetylglucosaminyltransferase produces MQRRIIIAGGGTGGHIFPAIAIANALKKIDPETEILFVGAKGKMEMEKVPQAGYKIEGLEIAGLNRSNMLKNLLLPFKVIKSLGQARRIIERFQPQAVVGVGGYASFPILRKAQSKGIPTLIQEQNSFAGKANMMLGRKAKKICTGYEGMEKFFPADKIIFTGNPVRNNITQSSVTKEDALQHFGLKNGKTTVFAVGGSLGAKAINEALHPLLSGFVEKDIQLIWQTGKPYFETAKTAAAAYASHVKVFEFINLMDFAYKAADVVISRAGALAIAELCVVKKPVIFVPYPFAAEDHQTFNAQSLVNKKAAILIKNDDAAAQLGTTLFSLVQNKALLEQLSENIGKLGNTNADMVIAKEVMGLIG; encoded by the coding sequence ATGCAACGCAGAATAATCATAGCAGGTGGCGGAACAGGAGGACATATCTTCCCGGCTATCGCTATTGCCAATGCGTTGAAGAAAATAGACCCGGAAACGGAGATCCTTTTCGTAGGCGCCAAGGGAAAGATGGAAATGGAGAAAGTGCCTCAGGCTGGCTACAAGATCGAAGGACTCGAAATAGCGGGATTGAACCGTAGTAACATGTTGAAAAACCTGTTACTGCCTTTTAAAGTGATCAAAAGCCTGGGACAGGCACGCCGCATTATTGAACGCTTCCAGCCACAAGCCGTGGTGGGCGTTGGCGGTTATGCCAGTTTCCCTATCCTGCGGAAAGCCCAGAGTAAAGGCATTCCGACGCTGATACAGGAACAAAACTCCTTCGCAGGAAAAGCCAACATGATGTTGGGAAGAAAGGCTAAGAAGATCTGTACCGGCTATGAGGGCATGGAAAAGTTCTTCCCGGCTGATAAGATCATTTTCACTGGCAATCCTGTAAGAAATAATATCACACAGTCGTCCGTGACAAAAGAAGATGCATTGCAGCACTTCGGCCTGAAGAACGGTAAAACAACCGTCTTCGCTGTTGGCGGCAGCCTGGGGGCTAAAGCCATCAATGAAGCACTGCATCCGCTGCTGTCCGGCTTTGTAGAGAAAGATATCCAGCTGATCTGGCAAACAGGTAAGCCATATTTTGAAACAGCTAAGACTGCAGCAGCTGCATATGCATCTCATGTGAAGGTGTTTGAATTCATCAACCTGATGGACTTTGCCTACAAAGCGGCAGACGTAGTGATATCCCGCGCAGGCGCACTGGCCATTGCTGAATTGTGCGTAGTGAAGAAGCCAGTCATCTTTGTACCATATCCCTTTGCAGCAGAAGATCATCAAACCTTCAACGCGCAAAGCCTGGTGAATAAAAAGGCTGCCATCCTGATCAAAAATGATGATGCCGCAGCACAGCTTGGAACGACATTATTCAGCCTGGTACAAAACAAAGCACTGCTGGAACAACTGTCAGAAAATATCGGAAAACTGGGTAATACCAATGCCGATATGGTCATAGCAAAAGAAGTAATGGGATTAATAGGGTAA
- the murC gene encoding UDP-N-acetylmuramate--L-alanine ligase, producing the protein MDLNNIKRVYFIGIGGIGMSAIARFFNEKGVHVSGYDRTETALTRQLAEEGMQIHYTDDVQLLDQEAELVVYTPAIPGSHSELIWFRQQGYEVVKRSDVLQEITRNLYAITVGGTHGKTTTSTLIAHILRHTGYGCNAFLGGISANYDRNFWSSNKQVAVIEADEYDRSFLKLHPDVAVLTAIDADHLDIYGTEEEVQEAFIQYTRNIKANGTLVAKRGLHRADELKGDHHIWYHLDDNKADIHATNIQPTEGGYMFDVVQKDWKLANIYLPVGGTHNIENTVAAIAVAHLLGIEDEKIKAAIADFKGIKRRFEYLVKNDYQVYIDDYAHHPEELRALISSARALFPDRKCIVLFQPHLYTRTRDFADGFAESLSLADEVLLLPIYPARELPIEGVHSEMIAKKISKPVQVIQKEDVLAWVKANSAPLFITAGAGDIDQFREPVQEILNGKGIIDNEEVKKDA; encoded by the coding sequence ATGGATCTGAACAACATAAAACGTGTATACTTCATCGGCATCGGTGGCATTGGCATGAGCGCCATTGCACGCTTCTTCAATGAGAAGGGTGTGCATGTGAGCGGCTATGACCGTACCGAGACGGCGCTTACCCGCCAGCTGGCCGAAGAAGGCATGCAGATCCATTATACCGATGATGTACAACTGCTGGATCAAGAAGCAGAACTGGTAGTGTATACTCCCGCTATTCCCGGCTCCCACTCAGAACTGATCTGGTTCCGCCAGCAGGGATATGAAGTGGTGAAACGCAGCGATGTATTGCAGGAGATCACCAGGAACCTGTATGCCATCACCGTAGGTGGTACACATGGGAAAACCACTACCTCTACCCTGATCGCACACATACTCAGGCATACCGGTTATGGCTGTAACGCTTTCCTCGGAGGTATCAGCGCCAACTATGACCGTAACTTCTGGAGCAGCAACAAACAGGTGGCTGTAATAGAAGCTGATGAATATGACCGTTCATTCCTGAAACTGCATCCTGATGTGGCTGTATTGACAGCTATCGATGCAGATCACCTGGATATTTACGGCACCGAAGAAGAAGTACAGGAAGCATTTATACAGTACACCCGCAACATCAAAGCCAATGGCACACTGGTGGCTAAGCGTGGTTTACATCGCGCAGATGAGCTGAAGGGCGATCACCATATATGGTATCACCTGGATGACAATAAGGCGGATATACATGCTACCAATATACAACCAACAGAAGGCGGTTACATGTTCGATGTGGTACAGAAAGACTGGAAATTAGCGAACATCTATCTTCCGGTCGGCGGTACCCACAATATAGAAAACACCGTAGCTGCCATCGCCGTAGCGCACCTGTTGGGCATCGAAGATGAAAAGATAAAGGCAGCTATTGCTGACTTTAAAGGTATCAAACGCAGGTTTGAATACCTCGTGAAGAACGATTACCAGGTGTATATTGACGACTATGCACACCATCCGGAGGAATTGCGTGCACTGATCTCCAGTGCCCGTGCATTGTTCCCCGACAGGAAATGCATCGTACTGTTTCAGCCACACTTGTACACACGCACGCGCGATTTTGCAGATGGCTTTGCAGAAAGCCTCTCGCTGGCAGACGAAGTATTACTGCTTCCCATCTATCCGGCCAGGGAATTACCGATTGAGGGGGTGCATAGTGAGATGATAGCAAAGAAGATCAGCAAGCCTGTTCAGGTGATACAAAAAGAAGATGTACTGGCCTGGGTAAAAGCGAACAGCGCTCCACTATTCATCACGGCAGGTGCAGGAGATATAGACCAGTTCCGGGAGCCTGTACAGGAAATACTGAATGGAAAAGGCATCATAGACAATGAAGAAGTAAAGAAGGACGCATAA
- a CDS encoding cell division protein FtsQ/DivIB, with product MQTKTRKVLRRIGTTLMWLGVLAGFVVILVAAVNDKNDGKCTGIVVKLLGDEANFFIEERDIKALITKDMDLNPVGKPIKNINTANLEKIVSHDPWVKNAEIFIDNQRKLNIKVTQREPVARVFTAAGNSFYFDTEGDKIPVSARYTARVPVFTDYPAEAVKPKAADSSLSAGIMTLGSYIMEDPFWSAQVEQVVITPTHEFEIIPKLGDHVIAFGDGTDVEKKFSKLLAFYKEGLNKVGWNNYARINVAYENEVVCTRRNGEELSRKLASADSARTAGSDSAARFLIHHDEVTQAETTSMMKTQAKVAAPKQTKAKVTTSKPASSKPKVQKVAAADKKAPKAVYKPVKKSVNTTKNNRTP from the coding sequence ATGCAAACCAAAACCCGTAAGGTATTAAGACGAATCGGCACCACTTTAATGTGGCTAGGCGTGCTGGCGGGCTTTGTTGTCATCCTGGTAGCAGCAGTCAATGACAAGAATGATGGGAAATGCACAGGGATCGTTGTGAAACTGCTGGGAGATGAGGCCAACTTCTTCATAGAAGAAAGAGATATTAAAGCGCTGATCACAAAAGACATGGACTTAAATCCTGTCGGTAAACCGATCAAGAATATCAATACTGCTAACCTGGAAAAGATCGTATCGCACGATCCCTGGGTAAAAAACGCAGAGATATTCATCGATAACCAGCGCAAACTGAACATAAAAGTAACACAGCGGGAACCCGTAGCACGTGTATTCACAGCAGCAGGCAACAGCTTTTACTTTGATACGGAAGGAGACAAGATACCGGTATCTGCCCGTTACACCGCCCGTGTACCGGTGTTCACAGACTACCCGGCAGAAGCTGTAAAACCCAAAGCGGCAGATAGCTCACTGTCGGCAGGTATCATGACGCTGGGTAGTTACATCATGGAAGATCCCTTCTGGTCTGCACAGGTAGAACAGGTAGTGATCACACCGACGCATGAGTTTGAGATCATCCCGAAACTGGGCGATCATGTTATTGCCTTCGGAGATGGAACAGATGTAGAGAAGAAGTTCAGCAAACTGCTGGCGTTTTATAAAGAGGGACTGAATAAAGTGGGCTGGAACAATTACGCGAGGATTAACGTTGCTTATGAAAATGAGGTAGTATGTACAAGAAGGAATGGTGAGGAATTATCCAGAAAACTGGCGTCTGCAGATAGTGCACGCACTGCCGGAAGTGATTCTGCCGCCAGGTTCCTGATACACCACGATGAAGTAACGCAAGCAGAAACAACATCAATGATGAAGACGCAGGCCAAAGTGGCGGCACCCAAGCAAACAAAAGCAAAGGTGACAACATCCAAACCGGCATCTTCAAAGCCGAAGGTACAGAAGGTTGCGGCAGCCGATAAAAAAGCGCCGAAAGCAGTGTATAAGCCGGTTAAAAAATCTGTCAACACAACAAAAAATAATAGAACGCCATGA
- the ftsA gene encoding cell division protein FtsA yields MNQEAPIIVGLDIGTTKIAAIAGRKNEYGKLEILGFGKAPSFGVQHGMVLNIDQTIKAIRQALENCYASNPNLEINEVYVGIAGHHIKSLQTRGDIVRSDTDAEISQKDIDQLINDQYKTVIPASDQIIDVIPQQYIVDSLQNITYPIGMSGVKVGANFHIITGDKNAIRNINRSVEKSGLKIHDLVLQPLASAAAVMCDMDFEAGVAIVDIGGGTTDLAVFYEGILKHTAVIPYGGENITNDIKNGLGVLKTQAEQMKVQFGYALADEAKNNAYITIPGLRGQSPKEISVKNLAHIIQARMSEIMDFVVYHLKQIGMDNKMLNGGIILTGGGSQLKHLIQLTEYTTGVSARIGYPNEHLASGHIDELTKPMYATCVGLILKGYNDYENDRRALEENYVKINTSYLAKEQAAKAALDDDSWEDDEPTVEQIQERKVKERNASLKTFLDRMKTKIIDMFTEEEDAKL; encoded by the coding sequence ATGAATCAGGAAGCTCCCATCATTGTAGGTCTCGATATTGGAACTACAAAGATTGCTGCCATCGCAGGAAGAAAGAATGAATACGGGAAACTGGAAATCCTGGGTTTTGGTAAAGCCCCGTCTTTCGGTGTTCAGCACGGAATGGTGCTGAATATTGATCAGACTATCAAGGCTATCCGCCAGGCCCTGGAAAACTGCTACGCTTCTAATCCGAATCTCGAGATCAATGAAGTATATGTTGGTATTGCAGGACACCACATCAAAAGTCTGCAGACACGCGGTGACATTGTTCGTAGCGATACCGACGCCGAAATTTCACAGAAAGATATCGATCAGTTGATCAATGACCAATATAAAACTGTGATCCCCGCCAGTGATCAGATCATTGACGTGATACCACAGCAATATATCGTGGACAGCCTGCAGAACATCACCTACCCTATTGGTATGTCCGGTGTGAAGGTGGGCGCCAACTTCCACATCATTACCGGCGATAAGAACGCTATCCGTAACATCAACCGTAGCGTGGAGAAATCCGGTCTGAAGATACATGACCTCGTACTGCAGCCACTGGCGTCTGCAGCAGCGGTAATGTGCGATATGGACTTCGAAGCAGGTGTTGCTATCGTAGACATCGGTGGCGGTACAACAGACCTCGCCGTGTTTTATGAAGGTATTCTGAAGCACACAGCCGTGATACCTTACGGTGGTGAAAACATCACCAACGATATCAAGAACGGTCTGGGTGTACTGAAAACACAGGCGGAACAGATGAAAGTGCAGTTCGGTTATGCGCTGGCTGATGAAGCTAAGAATAACGCGTACATCACTATTCCTGGTCTGCGTGGCCAAAGCCCGAAAGAGATCTCTGTAAAGAACCTGGCCCACATCATACAGGCACGTATGAGTGAGATCATGGACTTCGTGGTGTATCATCTGAAACAGATCGGTATGGACAATAAGATGCTGAATGGCGGTATTATCCTGACCGGTGGTGGTTCTCAGCTGAAACATCTCATACAGTTAACTGAATATACAACCGGTGTAAGCGCGCGTATCGGTTATCCGAACGAGCACCTGGCCAGCGGTCATATTGATGAACTGACCAAGCCGATGTACGCTACCTGCGTAGGTCTCATCCTCAAAGGTTACAATGACTATGAGAATGACCGCAGGGCACTGGAAGAGAATTATGTAAAGATCAATACCAGCTACCTGGCGAAAGAACAGGCAGCTAAAGCCGCACTGGACGATGATTCCTGGGAAGATGACGAGCCGACAGTTGAGCAGATACAGGAAAGGAAAGTAAAAGAACGGAATGCTTCGCTGAAAACATTCCTGGACAGGATGAAGACAAAGATCATAGACATGTTCACGGAAGAAGAAGATGCGAAACTTTAA
- the ftsZ gene encoding cell division protein FtsZ, with translation MIHFDLPKEKSSIIKVIGIGGGGSNAVNHMFNQRIEGVNFIICNTDAQAIANSPVPNKIQLGPHLTQGLGAGANPRIGEQATEESFEEIKKILEVNTKMAFITAGMGGGTGTGGAPIIARICKELGILTVGIVTTPFSYEGKKRMAQADEGVSRLKDYVDTLLIISNDKLRQKYGDLKFKAAFEKADNVLATAAKCITDVINSTGQINVDFADVCTVMRNGGVAILGAATAEGENRAQKAIEDALTSPLLNDNDIRGAKWILINISSSEGEFEHTLDEMDTIQAYVQSQAGEDCDVILGVGYDSALDRKLGVTIIATGFEQKPIQQVKTTPQDPSQEQPKIVMQLGQDGDEKKMNNQQQTLFVEPADLMAPRLVEPVVTQPATTFTPPAPQQPERQSFTLNIEPSATVPQPVAGYGAGVNVIQPTPAAGGYPAGPAYIYIEPGNNNPASQDVPEMKMVFREEDQSPDAPSDIQLQAFEEQLEEQKRKQAERVAKLRSISFNVKGIDNNTEIENVPAYIRRNINLDNGAGSAENFYSNYTISDGQNNQAEINTINTFLDGKKPD, from the coding sequence ATGATACATTTTGATCTTCCCAAAGAAAAATCTTCCATCATCAAGGTGATAGGCATTGGTGGTGGTGGGAGCAATGCGGTGAACCATATGTTCAACCAACGCATTGAGGGTGTGAATTTTATCATCTGCAATACCGATGCACAGGCTATTGCAAACAGCCCTGTGCCTAACAAGATACAGTTAGGACCACACTTAACGCAGGGACTGGGTGCGGGTGCCAATCCTCGCATCGGTGAACAGGCGACGGAAGAATCCTTTGAAGAAATCAAAAAGATCTTAGAGGTGAATACCAAGATGGCCTTCATTACTGCGGGTATGGGCGGTGGTACCGGTACGGGTGGCGCACCTATCATCGCACGTATATGTAAGGAGCTGGGTATTCTTACGGTGGGGATTGTTACAACTCCTTTCTCTTATGAAGGGAAAAAAAGGATGGCCCAGGCAGATGAAGGTGTCAGCAGATTGAAAGATTATGTTGATACACTGCTGATCATCTCCAATGACAAACTTCGCCAGAAATACGGCGATCTGAAATTCAAAGCTGCCTTCGAAAAAGCAGATAACGTACTCGCAACCGCAGCAAAATGCATCACCGATGTGATCAATTCAACTGGTCAGATCAACGTGGACTTTGCGGATGTTTGTACCGTAATGCGCAATGGCGGTGTGGCTATTCTTGGTGCAGCTACTGCAGAAGGTGAAAACCGTGCGCAGAAAGCGATCGAAGATGCACTGACATCTCCGCTGCTGAACGACAACGATATCCGTGGTGCTAAATGGATACTGATAAACATTTCCTCTTCAGAAGGTGAATTCGAACACACCCTGGATGAAATGGATACTATACAGGCATACGTACAAAGCCAGGCCGGTGAGGATTGCGATGTGATCCTCGGCGTAGGTTATGATTCCGCTCTTGATCGCAAACTGGGCGTAACCATCATTGCTACTGGTTTTGAACAGAAACCGATCCAACAGGTAAAAACGACTCCACAGGATCCTTCCCAGGAACAGCCTAAGATTGTAATGCAGCTGGGCCAAGATGGTGATGAAAAGAAAATGAATAATCAGCAACAGACATTATTCGTTGAACCGGCGGACCTGATGGCGCCCCGCCTGGTAGAACCTGTGGTTACCCAGCCTGCAACTACTTTCACTCCTCCTGCTCCGCAGCAGCCGGAAAGGCAAAGCTTTACGCTCAATATTGAGCCTTCAGCAACCGTTCCGCAGCCAGTGGCAGGATACGGTGCCGGTGTAAATGTTATACAGCCTACTCCTGCAGCCGGTGGCTACCCTGCAGGCCCTGCATACATCTACATTGAGCCGGGCAATAACAATCCTGCTTCCCAGGATGTTCCGGAGATGAAAATGGTGTTCAGAGAAGAAGATCAGTCGCCGGATGCACCTTCAGACATCCAGCTGCAGGCTTTTGAAGAACAACTGGAAGAACAAAAACGCAAACAGGCTGAACGCGTAGCGAAACTGCGCAGCATCAGCTTCAATGTAAAAGGCATAGACAATAACACAGAAATAGAAAATGTTCCTGCCTACATCCGTCGCAATATCAATCTCGATAACGGCGCCGGATCAGCAGAGAACTTCTATTCCAACTATACTATTTCCGACGGGCAGAATAACCAGGCGGAAATTAATACGATTAATACCTTTTTAGATGGGAAAAAACCCGATTGA